From Quercus lobata isolate SW786 chromosome 1, ValleyOak3.0 Primary Assembly, whole genome shotgun sequence, one genomic window encodes:
- the LOC115963585 gene encoding serine/threonine-protein kinase ATM-like — translation MLCNGVEHFDSPIMESPDFSHNEMLPLHIEIVVSAVTQIDEPDSLYGIIQSHKELVLSVFRASEESTEYIYSKIIKLQVLVTLVIQCS, via the exons ATGTTGTGTAATGGTGTGGAGCATTTCGACAGCCCCATAATGGAGAGTCCAGATTTCTCCCATAATGAAATG TTACCGCTTCATATTGAAATAGTAGTCTCTGCAGTCACTCAAATTGATGAACCTGACAGCTTGTATGGGATCATCCAGTCACACAAG GAGCTTGTGTTGTCTGTTTTCCGTGCAAGTGAAGAGAGCACTGAATACATCTACTCAAAAATAATCAAACTCCAGGTACTTGTTACACTTGTCATACAATGTTCCTAA